Part of the Caldalkalibacillus thermarum genome, TTTCACTGGGTCGTAACTGCCAATCTGCATGAGGTAATTCGCTATGTCACTGAAACAGGCGGTATTCACGCGATGCATATGGCCTTCATGAATAAAGACAGTTTTGACAAGCTGTCAGAAGCCCAGCAGCAAGCTGTCTTGGAAGCTGCCCAAGTGGCACAAGATTACAATTTTGAAATTGCGCCCAAAATGGCTGATGAGATGAAACAGCAGATGATTGATGAAGGGGTACAATTCTACACCCCTACAGAGGAGGAATTGGCCCAATGGCGTGAGATTTCAGTCTCCATTTGGGATCTGTTTACTGATCGAATTCCTGAAGATCTGATTGAGAGAATCCAAGAAGCCCAGCGCTGATGGATTGATCTGCAGGCGGTTAGCTGGACAGGCTTAAGCCTCTCGCTTAACCGCCCTGTTTAAGGAGGATGTGTTGATGTTAGCCAAACTGGATCACATTTTAGGGAAATGCAGTGATCTTATCAATGTAGTCTCTAAATATGTACTGGGGATCATTGTAGCAACCATGTTTGCATCCATTATTTTACAGGTGGCCCTCCGTTATCTGTTTAACACGGGATTAAGCTGGCCTGAGGAGCTGACCACCTTTTTAATGGCTTGGATGACCTTTATTGGCTCAGCTATCGCTGTTAAACAAATGGAACATATCAGCATTAATATGTTTGTTGAACGTTTGCCACAGCGAGGGCAGTTTCTGGTGCGCCTCATCACCAAAATCATTATGCTCTTGTTTGTCATCTTATTGGTTTATTTGGGTTACAACCTGGCTGTCAATAGCGCCAACTATTTTTCCAATGCCTTGGGCCTATCCCTGTTTTGGCCTCGGCTGAGCATTTTGGTTGGCGGAAGCATCATGGTGCTCCATCTGGTTCATTTTATTGTCCGTGATTTGCGGGAGGTAAGACGCACATGATCTGGTGGCTGCTGATTCCTTTCTTAATTGCGCTGTTCATTGGTATTCCGATCTCCTTTAGTCTGGGGATTGCAGTCATTATATTTATTTTTGTCACGGGCACGCTCCCTTTTGATGTGTTTGCCCAGACGTTGTATTATCCCACTGAATCATTTCCTCTCATGGCCATTCCGTTCTTTATCTTGGCGGGAGAGCTGATGAATCGGTCAGGGATTACAGATCGACTGATCAACTTCGCTAAATTTTTCATGGGCCGGGTGCGAGGGGGATTGGCGCAGGTGACGGTTGTTTCCGGGGCGGGTTTTGCCGGTTTGTCGGGCTCTGCCGTAGCGGAAACGGCCGCCTTGGGCAAAACTTTAGGACCTGCGATGGAGAAGCAAGGCTACGGTAAAGATTTTATCGCTGCGCTGATCGCCAGTGTGGGGGTCATGGCACCGGTTATTCCGCCCAGCATCATTATGATTTTATATGGTGCACAGATGAACGTCTCTATCGGGGCCCTGTTTATGGCCGGCATTGTACCTGGTCTCATCATTGCTTGCTTGCTGATGCTGGTTGCTTATCTGATGGCCATAAAGAACCGATATCCTACATCTTCAGTCCCCTTTTCATGGAAAGGGTTGCTGGACGTTACGGTGGCTGCATCCTTAGCATTTGTCATGCCCATCATTATTGTGCTTGGGATTCGCGGAGGGGTGTTTACACCTACAGAAGGTGGTGCCGTCGCGGCAGCTTATGCTTTTTTAGTTGGCGGGTTGATTTATCGCAGTTTAACATTGAATGATATCTTTGAAAGCTTTGTGCGCAGTGGCATTACCTCAGCGGTTATTCTACTGGTAGTGGCCATGTCTGCTCCTTTCGGGTGGGTGATGACCTATTTTGCTATTCCACAGGCAGTGGCCGATGCACTGTTAGGACTAACAGATAATCATGTGATTATCTTGTTACTTATCATTTTCATCCTCATTTTTGTGGGAATGTTTTTGGAAGGTGCAGCCATCGTCATGCTCCTTGGCCCCGTATTGGCACCGGTTGCAGCAGAGATGGGGATGGACCCTGTTCATTTTGC contains:
- a CDS encoding TRAP transporter large permease, with amino-acid sequence MIWWLLIPFLIALFIGIPISFSLGIAVIIFIFVTGTLPFDVFAQTLYYPTESFPLMAIPFFILAGELMNRSGITDRLINFAKFFMGRVRGGLAQVTVVSGAGFAGLSGSAVAETAALGKTLGPAMEKQGYGKDFIAALIASVGVMAPVIPPSIIMILYGAQMNVSIGALFMAGIVPGLIIACLLMLVAYLMAIKNRYPTSSVPFSWKGLLDVTVAASLAFVMPIIIVLGIRGGVFTPTEGGAVAAAYAFLVGGLIYRSLTLNDIFESFVRSGITSAVILLVVAMSAPFGWVMTYFAIPQAVADALLGLTDNHVIILLLIIFILIFVGMFLEGAAIVMLLGPVLAPVAAEMGMDPVHFAIVMVVAIAIGMATPPVGVNLFVMVPIMGTTMEKASKAVLPFVLSLFIALLIIAFFPEIVLWLPQLFR
- a CDS encoding TRAP transporter small permease: MLAKLDHILGKCSDLINVVSKYVLGIIVATMFASIILQVALRYLFNTGLSWPEELTTFLMAWMTFIGSAIAVKQMEHISINMFVERLPQRGQFLVRLITKIIMLLFVILLVYLGYNLAVNSANYFSNALGLSLFWPRLSILVGGSIMVLHLVHFIVRDLREVRRT